A region from the Hydra vulgaris chromosome 10, alternate assembly HydraT2T_AEP genome encodes:
- the LOC136086410 gene encoding histone-lysine N-methyltransferase SETMAR-like, whose amino-acid sequence MSRRGGNENFEDGPRSGRPSIVNNEDIKLAIEQDSSQTCQDLALRFNVSDETIRLHLHQLGKRWKLSKWVPYGLSKTNKLQRLTICSSLLSRHNLMPFFDRMLTCDEKWIMYCNKKRTYHWLASNDPVPMTAKPSIHQQKVLLCVWWTTAGIVHYELLPSGQTITAEIYSDPIGQSFGCSSPKTSGFGKQKRCCIPPGQRQTAHRKNYAGNSSTFTMGDSTSPSVFTRPCTKRLLPVFGPG is encoded by the exons atgTCAAGGC GGGGAGGaaatgaaaactttgaagatggACCAAGATCTGGAAGACCATCCATCGTAAACAACGAGGATATCAAGCTGGCAATCGAGCAGGACTCCAGTCAAACATGTCAGGACCTTGCCTTAAGATTTAATGTGAGTGATGAAACTATTCGTTTACATTTGCACCAACTTGGAAAACGTTGGAAGTTGAGCAAATGGGTACCTTATGGGTTGAGTAAAACAAACAAGCTACAACGCTTAACCATTTGTTCTTCATTGCTTTCCCGCCACAATTTAATGCCATTTTTTGACCGGATGTTGACGTGCGACGAAAAGTGGATTATGTACTGCAACAAAAAACGAACATATCATTGGCTAGCCAGTAACGATCCAGTACCAATGACTGCTAAACCAAGCATTCACCAACAAAAGGTTTTACTGTGTGTATGGTGGACTACAGCAGGTATTGTTCACTATGAGTTGCTACCAAGTGGACAAACCATTACTGCTGAGATATACTCAGACCCAATTGGACAGAGTTTCGGTTGCTCTTCGCCAAAAACAAGCGGCTTTGGCAAACAGAAAAGGTGTTGTATTCCACCAGGACAACGCCAGACCGCACACCGCAAAAATTACGCGGGAAACTCTAGCACGTTTACAATGGGAGATTCTACCTCACCCTCCGTATTCACCAGACCTTGCACCAAGCGACTATTACCTGTTTTTGGCCCTGGATAA